In Akkermansia muciniphila ATCC BAA-835, the genomic stretch ATGCGCATCGGCTTCAAGCCTACGGCCACCTTGATGATTGACCAGCAGACGGTCAACAGGGACGGGGAGGATGCCCGGCTCAAGGGCAGGGGACGGCATGATGCCTGCGTACTGCCGCGCGCCGTGCCCATTGTGGAGGCCATGGCCTGGCTCTGCCTGTGCGACCACTACCTGCGCCAACGCTGCCAGAGGGCTCTGTAACAACCGGTTTCACGGCTTCTTTTCCCCTCATTCATGGATTCCTCCCTCACATTTTACCTGGTTCTGGGCGCATTGCTGCTGGGTTTCATTGTACTCGGCATGCTGAAGGGGATGATTAAGATGCTCCTGTTCGGCGCGGCAGTGCTCTCTTCCGTAGCCGCTTACTTCTGGCTATCCAAATACGGTTTCACCTACCTCTCTTTCATCACCAGCGACCCGCGGGAATGGATGGTCACGGTGCTGTCCGTCGGAGGCGCGGCGGCTGTCTTCTTTGTCTTTATGCACGGTCTCTTCTGGTTCAGCGACGTCTTCTCCTGGGGACGGCGCATGGGCTTCGGCGGGGCCAAGGGAATCGTCACGACGGTACTGATGGCGGCAGTCGTATGCTGGGTGGGAGTCATGTGCATCTTCTTTTACGGCTCCATGGCGGAAATGACCCGCGCCCGAGAACTGGCCCTGTACCACATGGACCCCAACCGCACCATTTCCTTACCTGCCATTTATTCCATCAAAAAGTCCATCATGGACAACCCCCACCTGAGCTGGCTGGAAAAAATATCTCCGGAGCATGATCCGGAACGGCTTTCCCTGGCAAAAATGATCGCCTACCTGGTGACGCTCAGTCCAGAGCTCTCCGACCAGCGGCGCACCCAGCTGGACTGCTATATGCCCCGTTCCCGCATTACCAGCCGCGTGCTAAGCCTGAAAAGCCTGAGCGAAGACCCCGCCATCCGCCTTCTGGTGCAGAAGGGGGATATGCAGGGCTTATATAATGATGTCAAGCTGACCCGCTTTCTGGAAGACCACGATGTCCGTTCCGTCCTGTCCCAACTGGATGTTGATCGTGTGCTGGGCTTTGTCACGGAAATTCGTCGGACGGCCCCAGCCGGAAATGAATACATTCCCGAAGCCACGCCAATTGAGTGATAAGCGCGGATTTTTTGTTCCGCCGGAGTGGATTCGTTCCTTTTATCCGCCTTTAATTCAAGAAAAAATCAGGGAGTTATTCCCCCTTGCGCCCGAACCGGAAAAAGAGAGTTCCTGCTTTTTTCAGGAAAAAGCGCTTCCTCCAGACGTTCATCCCGGAAGAAGCGCTCTTTTGAGGATAAGGTATTGCAAACCTTGAAAAAACATCAGGAGAGTTTTTCCGCGATGGCATCCACCCATTCCGGGAAGGTATCATCATGGTCTCCATTGGAAAGCACTACCGGCAGAAGCCTTTGCGCTTTCAAACGTTCCAGGAAGGAATCGAAGTCCTTGCCAGCCTGGCAGAAGTTTTCGTAAAATTCATCTCCAAGGGCAAAAACGGCGTAGCTTACCTCGGACAAATCTTCCGAAGAGTCCTTCAATTCCTGATGGAGGGCCTCTGCGTTGGTGGGAGGTTCTCCGTCCCCCCACGTACTGGTGATGACCAGCAGCGTTCCCGCATTCTTCAACTGTTCCACCGTTATACCTTCCATGTCAACCACCTTTGCCTGATGGCCGAGCTTGGTCAATTTTGCCCGTGCGTCCTGGGCCAGACTCTCCGAATTGCCAGTTTCCGTTCCGTAGATAATAGTGATTTCCATGCGTTCTGATGATTGGTTTGACAACGAAAGTTAGATTAAACTAATTAAACAGGCAAGGCAAAACAGCAGGACGACGGCTGAATTTTTCTTCCTTGTTTATCCTTCAGGGCAACTGGTTTTCCGGAAAATTCTCCGATACCATACTACTCTCGTTTGATTATCAAAGTATTCGGATGCTGTGGAAAGGTGAAGCACCAGCCGAAAAGGCGCGCAAAACGATAGTATAATCCCTTGCGGCAGGAATTCTGGCTGGTCATGATATCGTAAAAAGCCAGGTCAATCTGGCTTCTGGAAATGGGGGCTCCATTCATTTTGGCGTGCAGCATGGCGTCGTGAAACAGGGAAGGGAGGAGCATATCCGGAGGGGTGGACCCCCAGGTGACGCCGTCCCAGCCATAGCCGGGAGTAATGCTGAAACGACCGCCCTCTGCCTGCATGCGTATGGATGGGTCATACACGCTGACGGCTGTCCAGCGGCCAAAATCCGCCCTTTTTCTTCCGCTGGTCCAGCTGATGGCGTTTTTAGTGATGTAGAAAGGCTTGTCTTCATAGAGGGTTCCTTCATACCAGCCGGCCACGGGTTCCGGGGCCGCAGCCGGAGTGGAGCAGGATTCCAGAAACATGGTTGCACATATTGTTGTGAACAATATGTAAATATAATGTGAATAAGAAATAAAGGGCATGAGGGGACGGCGCGTTATCCGGATAGTTGTTTCTTATTGGATTTCCAGCACGATGATTTCCGGAGGGCAGCAGAAGCGCAGGGGAAGAACGCTGCATCCCAAACCGCGGGTAATGAGGAAGGGGGTTCCGTTCAGCTGGGACCAGGGATAGGAAAATTTGACCTTCTCTCGTGAGATGTTTGCCAGGGCCCTGCCTCCGGGAAGGCATATCTGGCCTCCGTGGGTATGCGCGCTGATGACGAGGTCCGCCGTGCCGGGAGCCAGCAGAGGAAAAATGTCGGGTACATGTGAAAGAAGGATATGCGGAATATCCGGGGAAAAACGCAGAGGCAATTCCTCCGGCCTGATTCTCAGGTGGTAGTCGTCCCTGACGGAAGAGAGCTGCAGCTCACGGCCTCCGGGAAGGTGCAGCAGCAGGGAATCATTCCACATGGGCAGGATGCCCAGCCCGGAAAACATGTTGCGCCATAAGTTCCAGCCGTAATACTGGTCATGGTTGCCCTGCACGGCAAAAATGCCGAGAGGGGCTTTCAACATCTTGAAATATTCCCGGGCCGTTTCCGGGGCCATGCTGCTCTCCCTCGTGTGGCCGTTGGCATAATCCCCCAGCAGGAAAATCATATCCGGCCGAGCTTCCATGATTGTTTCCATGTACCTGTGCGCCAGATCGCCCCCGTTCGGACGCAGATGGAAATCCCCGGCAATCGCGATACGGAGGGGAGGGCTTTCTTTTCTCTTCCACTGAGGCATCTCCATCGCAGCCGTGACGGTTTCCACACGCCTGGGTTCCACCTGCCATGCCCACATGAATAAGGAGAAGCCGATCATCAATATTGGGACAAAGATAATTGCCAATTTGTTGAGAAAGGGGCGGCGTGGTCGTGACTTCATGCAGGGCAGGGCTCCTGACTGATTATGAGGCCTTTTAACCGATTTTCAATCATTCGTGTTTGCTAATCGGGAATTTGCTGGTATGATCCGTCCCGCTCAAGGTAGCGGCTGTCCGATGACTGCAGCTCTATCTTCATATTAACATCCTAATACCATGCAGTTTACACACGAAATCGAACAAATGTGTTGCGTCAAGAAAGGCTGCAACCATGGTCCGGCACCTATCCCGCAGGAAGGCAACTGGACGCAATCCAGGGAAATCACGGATATTTCCGGCCTGACCCACGGCGTGGGCTGGTGCGCTCCCCAGCAGGGCACCTGCAAACTGACGCTGAATGTCAAAAACGGCATCATTGAAGAAGCACTCGTGGAAACCAGCGGCTGCTCCGGCATGACCCATTCCGCCGCCATGGCTGCGGAAATCCTGCCCGGCAAGACCATACTGGAAGCAATGAACACGGACCTCGTGTGCGACGCCATCAACACCGCCATGCGCGAACTGTTCCTGCAGATCGTGTACGGCCGCACCCAGAGCGCCTTCTCTGAAGGAGGCCTTCCCATCGGCGCCGGTCTTGAAGACCTCGGCAAGGGGCTTCGCTCCCAGATCGGCACCCTGTACGGCACCCGCGCCAAGGGCCCCCGCTATTTGGAAATGGCTGAAGGCTACATTACCAAGCTTGCCCTGGATGAAGACGGTGAAATCATCGGCTACGAGTTTGTGCGCATGGGGCCGATGATGGAAATGATCAAGAAGGGCGTGGACGCCAACGAAGCCGTCGCCAAATGCACGGGCAACTACGGTCGTTTCGACGAGGCCGCCAAGTACATCGATCCTCGTCACGAATGAGATTGAATTAAAAAGAGTATCTTAACTTCAAGCACTATTACCATTATGCCTCTTTTCGAATCCTACGACCGCCGCATCAAGCAGATCAATGAAGCCCTGGCCAAATACGGCATCGGCTCCATTGAAGAAGCGGAACAACTCTGCCTTTCCAAGGGAATCAACCCCCGTGAAATTGTGAACGGTATTCAGCCCATCGCGTTTGAAAACGCCGGCTGGGCCTATGTGGTGGGAGCCGCCATTGCCATCAAGAAGGGCTGCACGAAGGCCGCTGACGCCGCTGAAGCCATCGGAGAAGGCCTTCAGTCCTTCTGCATTCCCGGCTCCGTTGCGGATGAACGCAAGGTGGGCCTGGGCCACGGCAACCTGGCCGCCATGCTCCTGCGCGATGAAACGGAATGCTTCTGCTTCCTGGCCGGTCACGAATCCTTTGCCGCCGCTGAAGGCGCCATCGGTATTGCCAAGTCCGCCAACCGCGTCCGCAAACAGGATCTCCGCGTTTGCCTGAACGGCCTCGGCAAGGATGCCGCGTACATCATCTCCCGCATCAACGGGTTCACGTACGTGCAAACCAAGTTTGACTATGCCACGGGCAAGCTGAACATCATCCAGGAGAAAGCTTTCTCCAAGGGTCCCAAAGCCGCCGTGCGCGTGTACGGCTGCGATGACGTGCGCGAAGGCGTGGCTGTCATGTGGAATGAAGGCGTGGATGTTTCCATTACCGGGAACTCCACCAACCCCACCCGCTTCCAGCACCCGGTAGCCGGCACCTATAAAAAGGAATGCAATGAGAAGGGCAAGAAGTACTTCTCCGTGGCTTCCGGCGGCGGCACGGGCCGTACCCTGCACCCGGACAACATGGCGGCCGGTCCCGCTTCCTACGGCATGACTGATACCATGGGCCGCATGCACTCCGACGCCCAGTTCGCCGGTTCTTCCTCCGTGCCCGCCCATGTGGAAATGATGGGCCTCATCGGCATGGGCAACAACCCGATGGTCGGCGCTTCCGTAGCGGTGGCCGTGGCTGTTGAAGAAGCCGCCAAGCAGAACGCCTGAGCGAGCAGCTGAGCAAAAAATCGCAGAGCCGCTTTCCCGATTTGGGAAAGCGGCTCTTTTAGCAATTGAAAGAAAAAAAGGGGATGTCCCCCATTTCCGGCCCCCTTTTCCTGCCCTTGTATCCGCATCAGCTTCCGATACGGAATCTTCCATCCCGGTCCGCCCGGGGAGGAAGCCCGCGCGAAGGAACGGATTTTCTGGAAACGGATTCCTGCCTGGCAGAGGCCGGCTTGACGGAGCGGATTTTCGGGCGGGAGGCAGAAGCGGGAGCAACCGTTTTTCCCGGTTGCGTGCCGTGGGAGGAAGGAAGAACAGGAACGGTTCCCACAACCGTTTTTTGCCGTTCATGGGCCTTATAGGCGCGTTGCAGGGTAAAATCCCGCTGTTCTCCCGGTCTCAGGGAATAATCCGCCTTTTTGGGAGCTCCGGCTTTTTGCGCCAGAGGTTCCACGCGCCGCTGCAGCTGAGCGGCGGTATCCAGTTTGCCGGCCACCCATTCCGGGTTCCATTCCGGCTCGGATGTTTTCAGGGACTGAAGCAACTGCTCCGCTTTCTTGCCGCTTTCCAGGGCTGCCTTATAATCCCCCTCCTTCTCCTGCCGTGCCGCGCGCGTCAGGGAAAGGTTGGCTTCGTAAAAAGTGTCTCCGGGATTGCCAAGGGCCGTTGTAGCCGCCAGGAACATGCAGAGCAGGGAACAGGGTAGAAACTTCCTTTTCATGATTGTTGGCACGATAACATGATTCCTCGTTTTGGAAAGGCCTTTCTTCCGGCATGTTTTGCGCAGGGCCGGACTCCGTTTCCCTTGCGGATAAAGGAAAGGTTCTCCATTCCGCACCCCGGAGCAACTTGACGGAAAGTCCGGAGTGCCGTATGCTGGACGGGACCTGCTATATGACCCGGAACGAGCCATCATCCCTTCCAGCTCCGCAGATGGAGGAAGATCCCAGATTCCTGACGGAACAAATTGTAACCTATTTGGGCAATAAGCGTTCCCTTCTTCATTTTCTGGGGACGGGGCTGGAACAGGTGAAAAAACGCCTGGGTAAGGAAAGGCTGAAAGCAGGGGATCTTTTTTCCGGCAGCGGCATTGTGGCGCGTTTTCTGAAACAGCATTCGGAAGACTTGATCGTCAATGATCTGGAGGAATACAGCCGGGTCGTCAATACCTGTTACCTGAGCAACGCGGAGGAAGTGGAAAATCTGGAGCTGGACAGACATTACAGACGCCTGCTGCGGTATATGGAAACGCATGAATCCCCTGGCTTCATCACGGAACTGTACGCTCCCAGAAATCCGGACTGCATCACGGCGGATGACCGCGTTTTCTATACGCGCCGCAACGCCGTGTACCTGGATACGGCGAGGCAGACCATCA encodes the following:
- a CDS encoding flavodoxin domain-containing protein, which gives rise to MEITIIYGTETGNSESLAQDARAKLTKLGHQAKVVDMEGITVEQLKNAGTLLVITSTWGDGEPPTNAEALHQELKDSSEDLSEVSYAVFALGDEFYENFCQAGKDFDSFLERLKAQRLLPVVLSNGDHDDTFPEWVDAIAEKLS
- a CDS encoding metallophosphoesterase yields the protein MKSRPRRPFLNKLAIIFVPILMIGFSLFMWAWQVEPRRVETVTAAMEMPQWKRKESPPLRIAIAGDFHLRPNGGDLAHRYMETIMEARPDMIFLLGDYANGHTRESSMAPETAREYFKMLKAPLGIFAVQGNHDQYYGWNLWRNMFSGLGILPMWNDSLLLHLPGGRELQLSSVRDDYHLRIRPEELPLRFSPDIPHILLSHVPDIFPLLAPGTADLVISAHTHGGQICLPGGRALANISREKVKFSYPWSQLNGTPFLITRGLGCSVLPLRFCCPPEIIVLEIQ
- a CDS encoding iron-sulfur cluster assembly scaffold protein, with translation MQFTHEIEQMCCVKKGCNHGPAPIPQEGNWTQSREITDISGLTHGVGWCAPQQGTCKLTLNVKNGIIEEALVETSGCSGMTHSAAMAAEILPGKTILEAMNTDLVCDAINTAMRELFLQIVYGRTQSAFSEGGLPIGAGLEDLGKGLRSQIGTLYGTRAKGPRYLEMAEGYITKLALDEDGEIIGYEFVRMGPMMEMIKKGVDANEAVAKCTGNYGRFDEAAKYIDPRHE
- a CDS encoding GGGtGRT protein; amino-acid sequence: MPLFESYDRRIKQINEALAKYGIGSIEEAEQLCLSKGINPREIVNGIQPIAFENAGWAYVVGAAIAIKKGCTKAADAAEAIGEGLQSFCIPGSVADERKVGLGHGNLAAMLLRDETECFCFLAGHESFAAAEGAIGIAKSANRVRKQDLRVCLNGLGKDAAYIISRINGFTYVQTKFDYATGKLNIIQEKAFSKGPKAAVRVYGCDDVREGVAVMWNEGVDVSITGNSTNPTRFQHPVAGTYKKECNEKGKKYFSVASGGGTGRTLHPDNMAAGPASYGMTDTMGRMHSDAQFAGSSSVPAHVEMMGLIGMGNNPMVGASVAVAVAVEEAAKQNA